One genomic segment of Candidatus Methylomirabilota bacterium includes these proteins:
- a CDS encoding CoA transferase, with protein sequence MSKPFAGVRILDFTRYLAGPYGTYQLALLGADVVKIESRDGDETRSQAISPEWAARKMPPSFLAVNGNKRSVTLDLRRPEAVDVVKRLVARTDVVWENFRPGVMDRLGLGYAALSAINPRLVYCAVSGFGHTGPERTTAAFDGKLQAMSGIMSITGEPAGGPMRAGFALCDTIGGMTAALAVASALYQRTHTGRGQFVDVAMLDAALAFIPGPVSEYTVAGIAQGQIGNGSVSRKPTANRFRARDGFIVLAVLTEKQFVSLMRTLGRADALDDPRFKDWAARTEHQAALREVIEAALATDDPKAWEARLTAADVPCACIWKIEEIVRHPQLEHRDVLQTVDSRYGPLRLVAAGFRLAHGSPRIEREPPTLGEHTDEVLGEAGYAPAEIERLRGAGVI encoded by the coding sequence GACGTCGTGAAGATCGAGTCGCGCGACGGCGACGAGACGCGGAGCCAGGCGATCAGCCCGGAGTGGGCGGCGCGCAAGATGCCGCCGTCGTTTCTCGCGGTGAACGGCAACAAGCGCAGCGTCACCCTCGACCTCCGGCGGCCCGAGGCGGTGGACGTCGTCAAGCGGCTCGTCGCCCGGACCGACGTCGTGTGGGAGAACTTCCGGCCGGGCGTCATGGACCGGCTCGGGCTCGGCTACGCGGCGCTCTCCGCCATCAACCCGCGGCTCGTGTACTGTGCGGTCTCGGGCTTCGGCCACACGGGGCCGGAGCGGACGACCGCCGCGTTCGACGGCAAGCTGCAGGCGATGTCCGGCATCATGTCGATCACGGGCGAGCCGGCCGGCGGCCCGATGCGCGCCGGGTTCGCCCTCTGCGACACGATCGGCGGCATGACGGCGGCGCTCGCGGTGGCGAGCGCGCTCTACCAGCGCACGCACACCGGCCGTGGCCAGTTCGTGGACGTCGCCATGCTGGACGCCGCGCTCGCCTTCATCCCGGGCCCGGTCTCCGAGTACACCGTGGCCGGCATCGCGCAGGGGCAGATCGGCAACGGCTCGGTGAGCCGCAAGCCGACCGCGAACCGGTTCCGGGCACGGGACGGCTTCATCGTCCTCGCCGTGCTGACGGAAAAGCAGTTCGTGAGCCTCATGCGCACGCTCGGGCGCGCCGACGCGCTCGACGATCCGCGGTTCAAGGACTGGGCGGCGCGCACGGAGCACCAGGCGGCGCTCCGCGAGGTCATCGAGGCGGCGCTCGCGACCGACGACCCCAAGGCGTGGGAGGCGCGGCTGACGGCGGCGGACGTGCCGTGCGCCTGCATCTGGAAGATCGAGGAGATCGTGCGGCACCCGCAGCTCGAGCACCGCGACGTGCTGCAGACGGTCGACTCGCGCTACGGCCCGCTGCGGCTCGTGGCCGCGGGCTTCCGGCTCGCGCACGGCAGCCCGCGCATCGAGCGCGAGCCGCCGACGCTCGGCGAGCACACGGACGAGGTCCTCGGCGAAGCGGGCTACGCGCCGGCGGAGATCGAGCGGCTGCGCGGCGCCGGCGTCATCTGA
- a CDS encoding efflux RND transporter periplasmic adaptor subunit, protein MARSKKTWTALIGLFVLVVLLAIGVAPRLRQNAERVAASTAPDPDVVPVSLVLPRRADGPTDLVLPSNIQAIEETAIYARTNGYVRERYVDIGDRVPAGKILAQIDTPELDQELAQARAALAQTRAGLAQAEASLTQARATLQQARATLDQAKANEGFAGATAERFIQLERKELVAHQDADEKRAGFAAARAATAAAQAAGDAMQANIGALEASVGAARANVAANEANVQRLLALQSFQRVAAPFAGIITARGIDRGALITSGSGINNSPLFRIAHVETLRIFVSVPQTFVRSIAPGQDAWILVPEYPQRPFVGKIASTAGALDPASRTLLTEVRLRNEDLALMPGMYAQVKFSIVPADAVWLIPATALIARAAGPQVLIVRDDRTVHYQKVELGRDLGQSVEILAGVTGRDRLVVNPPDGLKEGARVAGMEAPR, encoded by the coding sequence ATGGCTAGATCGAAGAAGACCTGGACCGCGCTCATCGGCCTGTTCGTCCTCGTCGTGCTGCTCGCTATCGGGGTGGCGCCGCGCCTGCGCCAGAACGCGGAGCGCGTGGCGGCGTCCACCGCGCCGGACCCGGACGTCGTGCCCGTGAGCCTCGTGCTCCCCCGGCGCGCCGACGGCCCGACCGACCTCGTCCTGCCGAGCAACATCCAGGCGATCGAGGAGACGGCCATCTACGCCCGCACGAACGGTTATGTCCGCGAGCGCTACGTGGACATCGGCGACCGCGTGCCGGCGGGAAAGATCCTCGCTCAGATCGACACGCCCGAGCTCGACCAGGAGCTCGCCCAGGCCCGGGCGGCGCTCGCCCAGACACGCGCGGGCCTGGCGCAGGCCGAGGCGAGCCTGACGCAGGCCAGGGCGACCCTGCAGCAGGCGCGAGCCACGCTGGATCAAGCGAAGGCGAACGAAGGATTCGCGGGCGCCACCGCCGAGCGCTTCATCCAGCTCGAGCGCAAGGAGCTGGTCGCGCATCAGGACGCGGACGAGAAGCGCGCGGGGTTCGCCGCCGCCCGTGCGGCGACGGCGGCGGCCCAGGCCGCCGGCGACGCCATGCAGGCCAACATCGGCGCGCTGGAGGCCAGCGTCGGGGCCGCCCGCGCCAACGTGGCGGCGAACGAGGCCAACGTCCAGCGCCTGCTGGCGCTCCAGTCCTTCCAGAGGGTGGCGGCGCCGTTCGCGGGAATCATCACGGCGCGCGGCATCGACCGCGGCGCGCTGATCACGTCGGGCAGCGGCATCAACAACAGCCCGCTGTTCCGGATCGCCCACGTCGAGACCCTCCGCATCTTCGTGAGCGTGCCCCAGACCTTCGTCCGGTCCATCGCGCCGGGGCAGGACGCCTGGATCCTCGTGCCGGAATACCCGCAGCGCCCCTTCGTCGGGAAGATCGCGAGCACCGCGGGCGCCCTCGATCCCGCGTCGCGCACGCTGCTCACGGAAGTGCGCCTCCGCAACGAGGACCTGGCGCTCATGCCCGGGATGTACGCGCAGGTGAAGTTCAGCATCGTCCCCGCGGACGCGGTGTGGCTGATTCCCGCCACGGCCCTCATCGCGCGAGCGGCGGGGCCGCAGGTGCTGATCGTGCGGGACGACCGCACCGTGCACTACCAGAAGGTCGAGCTGGGCCGCGACCTCGGGCAGTCCGTCGAGATCCTCGCCGGCGTCACGGGACGGGACCGGCTCGTGGTCAATCCACCGGACGGCCTGAAGGAGGGCGCGCGAGTCGCAGGCATGGAGGCCCCGAGATGA
- a CDS encoding efflux RND transporter permease subunit codes for MWIVRLALRRPYTFVVMGLVIVLLGVFAIVTTPTDIFPEIDIPVVSVIWNYDGLTTEDMASRITTFSEYTISSAVNDVRTIESQTYPGVSVIKIYFQPNVNVEGALAQVTAVSQTILRRMPPGAVPPFILQYSASSVPIIQLALSGKTLSEAELYDYGIYRIRQQIAPIQGITLPLPYGGKPRQVMVDLDPQALLAKTISAADVSAAVNLQNLTLPSGSVKLGPREYRVSLNSSPDVLAALNDLPVKYVNGAVVYVRDVAHVRDGFAVQTNLVRRDGRRSVLLTVIKKGGASTLTIVKQLKDLLPTIRAAAPPGLEVTELFDQSLFVRAAIAGVLTEGAIAAFLTGLMILLFLGSWRSTLIVTISIPLSILTSLAVLSALGETLNVMTLGGLALAVGILVDDATVEIENIHRNLGLGKRLLQAILDGAAQIATPAFVSTLSICIVFVPVVFLVGPAKYLFTPLAMAVVFAMLASYLLSRTLVPTLVRYLLASEAHDGGEHGGTAPGVFDRIHDVFIRRFEALRAAYVRALEAALARRARVFVAFALVVASGLALLPFVGRDFFPAVDTGQFRLHVRAPAGTRIEETEQVFADVEAAIRRLIPRDEVQLVLDNIGQPQPINLAFTDSVTIGPSDGEILVGLNPDRHQPTARWMKTLRETLPREFPGVTFFFQPPDIVSQILNFGLPAPIDVQVIGYNQKATHEIALGVAARMARIPGAVDVHLHQVVNTPSLLVNVDRSRAAELGLTQRDVANNVLVSLSSSAVVSPNYWSDPRTGINYPVVVQTPQNRIDSVNTLMNTSVTQGTVGQQQLLSNLATLERRETPAVISHSNVQPVFDVYANVQERDLGSVAAAVQKIVAELRPTLPPGHTIAVRGQVESMNSAFLRLGLGLIFAVALVYLLMVVNFQSWLDPFIIITALPGGFCGIVWMLFVTHTTFSVPALMGAIMSVGVATANSILMVSFANDQMGTGADARSAALAAGATRLRPVLMTALAMIIGMLPMSLGLGEGGEQNAPLGRAVIGGLSVATFATLFLVPLVYSLLRRRPPQEDHLNG; via the coding sequence ATGTGGATCGTTCGCCTCGCGCTCCGGCGCCCTTACACCTTCGTCGTCATGGGGCTGGTCATCGTGCTGCTCGGCGTGTTCGCGATCGTGACGACCCCGACGGACATCTTCCCGGAGATCGACATTCCGGTGGTGTCCGTGATCTGGAACTACGACGGCCTGACCACCGAAGACATGGCCTCGCGTATCACGACCTTCTCCGAGTACACGATCTCGTCGGCGGTCAACGACGTGCGGACGATCGAGTCGCAGACGTATCCCGGTGTCAGCGTCATCAAGATCTACTTCCAGCCGAACGTGAACGTGGAAGGGGCGCTGGCTCAGGTGACCGCCGTGTCGCAGACCATCCTGCGTCGCATGCCCCCCGGTGCGGTCCCGCCCTTCATCCTGCAATACAGCGCGTCCAGCGTGCCGATCATCCAGCTCGCGCTCAGCGGGAAGACGCTCTCGGAGGCCGAGCTCTACGACTACGGGATCTACCGGATCCGCCAGCAGATCGCGCCGATCCAGGGCATCACGCTCCCCTTGCCCTATGGCGGCAAGCCGCGCCAGGTCATGGTGGACCTCGATCCCCAGGCGCTCCTGGCCAAGACGATCTCGGCGGCGGACGTCAGTGCCGCGGTCAACCTCCAGAACCTGACCCTGCCGTCAGGCAGCGTGAAGCTCGGGCCGCGCGAATACCGGGTGAGCCTCAACAGCAGCCCCGACGTGCTCGCCGCGCTCAACGATCTGCCCGTCAAGTACGTCAACGGCGCCGTGGTCTACGTGCGCGACGTCGCCCACGTGCGCGACGGCTTCGCGGTCCAGACTAACCTGGTCCGGCGGGACGGCCGCCGGTCGGTGCTGCTCACGGTGATCAAGAAGGGGGGCGCCTCGACGCTCACGATCGTCAAGCAGCTCAAGGATCTGCTCCCGACGATCCGCGCCGCCGCGCCCCCGGGGCTCGAGGTCACGGAGCTCTTCGATCAGTCGCTCTTCGTGCGCGCCGCCATCGCGGGCGTGCTCACCGAGGGCGCGATCGCCGCCTTCCTGACCGGTCTCATGATCCTCCTCTTCCTCGGAAGCTGGCGCAGCACTCTGATCGTGACCATCTCGATCCCGCTCTCGATCCTCACGTCGCTGGCGGTTCTGAGCGCGCTCGGCGAGACGCTCAACGTGATGACGCTCGGCGGGCTCGCGCTGGCGGTCGGCATCCTCGTCGACGACGCCACCGTGGAGATCGAGAACATCCATAGAAATCTCGGGCTCGGCAAGCGGCTCCTCCAGGCGATCCTCGACGGCGCGGCGCAGATCGCGACGCCCGCCTTCGTCTCGACCCTGTCGATCTGCATCGTGTTCGTGCCCGTGGTGTTCCTCGTCGGCCCGGCGAAGTATCTCTTCACCCCGCTCGCCATGGCCGTCGTGTTCGCCATGCTGGCGTCATATCTATTGTCGCGTACCCTCGTCCCCACCCTCGTCCGCTACCTGCTCGCGAGCGAGGCTCACGACGGCGGCGAACATGGCGGCACGGCGCCCGGCGTGTTCGATCGCATCCACGACGTCTTCATTCGCCGCTTCGAGGCGCTCCGGGCGGCGTACGTCCGGGCGCTCGAGGCGGCCCTCGCCCGGCGGGCGCGCGTGTTCGTGGCCTTCGCTCTGGTCGTGGCCAGCGGGCTCGCGCTCCTCCCCTTCGTCGGACGCGACTTCTTTCCGGCCGTGGACACCGGACAGTTCCGGCTTCACGTGCGGGCGCCGGCCGGCACCCGGATCGAGGAGACCGAGCAGGTGTTCGCGGACGTGGAGGCGGCGATCCGCCGCCTCATCCCCAGGGACGAGGTCCAGCTGGTGCTCGACAACATCGGGCAGCCGCAGCCCATCAACCTCGCGTTCACGGACAGCGTGACGATCGGGCCGTCGGATGGCGAGATCCTCGTCGGGCTCAACCCGGACCGGCACCAGCCGACCGCGCGCTGGATGAAGACGCTCCGGGAGACGCTGCCGCGGGAGTTCCCGGGCGTCACCTTCTTCTTCCAGCCGCCGGACATCGTGAGCCAGATCCTGAACTTCGGGCTGCCGGCGCCCATCGACGTCCAGGTCATCGGATACAACCAGAAGGCCACGCACGAGATCGCGCTCGGCGTCGCGGCCCGGATGGCGCGGATCCCGGGCGCCGTGGACGTCCACCTGCACCAGGTGGTCAACACGCCCTCGCTGCTGGTCAACGTCGACCGCTCACGCGCCGCCGAGCTGGGGCTCACCCAGCGCGACGTCGCGAACAACGTACTCGTCTCGCTCAGCTCGAGCGCGGTGGTCTCGCCCAACTACTGGTCCGACCCGCGCACCGGCATCAACTATCCGGTCGTCGTGCAGACGCCCCAGAACCGGATCGACTCCGTCAACACCCTCATGAACACGTCGGTCACGCAGGGCACGGTGGGCCAGCAGCAGCTCCTCAGCAACCTGGCGACGCTCGAGCGACGGGAGACGCCGGCCGTGATCAGCCACTCCAACGTCCAGCCCGTCTTCGACGTCTACGCGAACGTCCAGGAGCGCGACCTCGGCAGCGTGGCGGCGGCCGTTCAGAAGATCGTCGCCGAGCTCCGGCCCACGCTGCCGCCCGGCCACACGATCGCCGTGCGCGGCCAGGTGGAGAGCATGAACTCCGCCTTCCTGCGCCTCGGCCTCGGCCTCATCTTCGCCGTCGCGCTCGTCTACCTGCTCATGGTCGTCAACTTCCAGTCCTGGCTCGACCCGTTCATCATCATCACGGCCTTGCCGGGCGGCTTCTGCGGCATCGTCTGGATGCTCTTCGTGACGCACACGACCTTCAGCGTGCCCGCCCTCATGGGCGCGATCATGAGCGTGGGCGTGGCCACCGCGAACAGCATCCTCATGGTCTCGTTCGCGAACGACCAGATGGGGACGGGCGCCGATGCGCGCAGCGCCGCGCTCGCGGCGGGCGCCACGCGCCTGCGCCCCGTCCTGATGACCGCCCTCGCCATGATCATCGGCATGCTGCCGATGTCGCTCGGCCTCGGCGAGGGGGGCGAGCAGAACGCTCCGCTCGGCCGCGCCGTCATCGGCGGCCTGTCCGTGGCGACGTTCGCCACGCTGTTCCTCGTGCCCCTCGTGTACAGCCTGCTTCGCCGTCGTCCCCCGCAGGAGGATCACCTGAATGGCTAG